One Rhipicephalus microplus isolate Deutch F79 chromosome 4, USDA_Rmic, whole genome shotgun sequence genomic window carries:
- the LOC142814425 gene encoding uncharacterized protein LOC142814425, translated as MGTPALGGPTRSSTRQLHYCTAVFPVDEPVGIPEWALYKGRQPSPLQSEPPPSPRTDPDAELPFPEGYNNIHEWESDEVPVSGATYAPVLYANELKNLRSEFPKTLLQAFKGVPGSRPMLQEQQQRQQLQAQQLVLPQQRLQLQQQPAQQLHPDKQGFPHDHSLLEAMPPQLNVLQAQHLGILPQHMQGDSRVY; from the exons ATGGGCACACCAGCCCTCGGGGGGCCAACTCGCAGCTCCACAAGGCAGCTCCACTACTGCACAGCAGTCTTCCCTGTTGATGAGCCCGTTGGGATTCCAGAGTGGGCTCTCTACAAAGGACGGCAGCCAAG TCCCCTGCAGTCTGAGCCACCCCCGAGTCCGCGGACGGATCCCGATGCGGAACTGCCGTTCCCGGAAGGATATAACAACATTCACGAGTGGGAGAGCGATGAGGTCCCCGTCTCTGGGGCCACCTATGCACCCGTTCTCTATGCCAATGAACTCAAGAACCTGCGTTCCGAGTTCCCAA AAACACTTTTACAGGCTTTTAAGGGAGTGCCGGGAAGTCGACCAATGCTGcaggagcagcagcagcggcagcagttGCAGGCACAGCAACTGGTGCTGCCACAGCAACGATTGCAGCTGCAGCAACAGCCGGCTCAGCAACTCCATCCTGACAAGCAGGGCTTCCCGCATGACCATAGCTTGCTGGAGGCCATGCCACCTCAACTGAACGTCTTGCAGGCACAACACTTGGGGATTCTaccacagcacatgcaaggtgacTCTCGAGTTTACTAG